CACGCACGCGAGTTGGAAGAGCCGAAGGAGCAAGCGGGTCCGGGGCACGTCAGCGCAACCGCCACAGCAGCTTGACGAGCAGGGCCGCCAGCATCGCCGCGGCCCCCAACAGGGCATTGTACTCGCGATGCTGCCGGTAAAGGTCGCGGGAAAACCCGCCTCCCGCCGGCTTCTCCGCCGGCAGCCGCGGCACCAGCCGCGGTACCCGCTGCGCGTACTCCGCGAACTCGGGGAAGTTCTGCCGCAGGTATTCCTCCTCCGAGGAGATGGTCGGCAGGTAGAGGAGGAAGAAGAGCAGCAGCACGCCCGCCGCCAGCCAGGGATTCCATCCCGCCACCGCGAAGCCCGCCACTACCACCAGCGATCCCAGGTAGAGCGGGTTGCGGGTGTAGGCGTAGGGCCCGGTGGTGGTGAGCTGGCGGTCCTTGCGCACGTGCCCGGAGGCCAGGGCGC
This window of the Terriglobales bacterium genome carries:
- a CDS encoding isoprenylcysteine carboxylmethyltransferase family protein, with the translated sequence MSWARVARRIRVPAGFLLTAVYLWQAHPTARSIAVGGGIAFCGLALRALASGHVRKDRQLTTTGPYAYTRNPLYLGSLVVVAGFAVAGWNPWLAAGVLLLFFLLYLPTISSEEEYLRQNFPEFAEYAQRVPRLVPRLPAEKPAGGGFSRDLYRQHREYNALLGAAAMLAALLVKLLWRLR